Below is a window of Mycobacterium dioxanotrophicus DNA.
GGCCAACACACTTGAACACCGTTCAGGTTAGGGTAGCGGCGTGCAACTCCACAAACCCGACGTGGTGGATGCGGCGACGGCCATCCTCGACAGCTACGGCATCGCGGACCTGACCATGCGGCGACTGGCCCGTGAGCTCAACGTCAGCCCGGGCGCGCTGTACTGGCATTTCGCCAACAAACAGGAGCTGCTGGGCGCCGTGGCGGACCGCATTCTGCAGCCGACGGGCACCGATGCGGGTGGATTCGGATGGCGCGAGAAAATCCACGGGATCTGCGCTGCCCTGCGCGACGCCCTGCTGTCGCACACCGACGGCGCCGAGCTGGTGTCGTCGAGCTTCGCGACCGGCCAATCGGCTCGCGCCGCCGCCATCGTCACCCAACTGGCGGACGCGGCCCGCGACGCCGGAGTGGCCGCCCAGGACGCCGAAACCGCGGCCCGCACGGTCATGTACTACGTCCTCGGATTCACCGTCGACGAACAGTCGCGGTTGCAATGGGACGCCGCGGGCGCACTCAGTGACGAACAGTCGGTGCTGATGGCCGACACCGGCCGCGAGTTCGGTTTCGGTTTGCAGCTGCTCGTCGACGGCCTCGCCGTACACGGCGGTGCCGACCTCGGCGCGCTGCGGGCCAAAGCCGAATAGCGCAGGGCGTCAATCGAACTCGGTCGAACGGGCCGCCGTCACTGCATACCGTTGGACACCACGGTGTCCAACGCGGCCAACGCCGTCGGCTCACCGGTGGCGTCGACCGAGCCGCCCCTGGTCCAGCTCCACAACGCCAGGTCGGCGACCGGCGCACGAACCGTGGCCGTAGCCGCGGCGCCCGGCCGCGCGCGCACCGCACGCGGCCAGTCGCCTGCCGCACCCACCTCGACGAGCCAGCGCTGAGCGGTGTCGGTGCCGACGAATTCGACGACGGCGTGCGGTTGATACGTCGTACCTTCCGGCTGCCATCCCCACATCACGTCGACGGCATGATCGACGGCGCCCGCAGCCACGTCGGCACCGATCGCACCGACCGGCAGCCCCGCCGTCAATTCCGCATCCACGCGGTGCAGTGTCGCCTCGTAGGTCTGCATCCGCCGGGTGAACCCGACGGTCTGGTCGGGTGCGAACCACGACCAGCGTGGCTCGCCGTCTTCGAGCCGGTCCAGTTGCCCGAGCAGCGCCGACGTGGCCTGCGCCCGTAGCGCCAGCACATCCCCGAGCGTTTCAGGACGAGCGGGTTTCGCCTGCTCGACGGCCGCGAGGTCGGTGTCGGTACGGACATTCCTTTCCAGCACGCCGGCCCAGAAGAAATGCACCTGGGTCAGGTGCCACAACAGGTCTGCGGCGCTCCAGTCCGGACAGGTGGGGCACCGGCTCTCCGGTGCGACGCCGGCCAGCACGTCGGCGAATCGTTCGGCCTCGGCGCGGATGATC
It encodes the following:
- a CDS encoding maleylpyruvate isomerase family mycothiol-dependent enzyme gives rise to the protein MDRIAIIRAEAERFADVLAGVAPESRCPTCPDWSAADLLWHLTQVHFFWAGVLERNVRTDTDLAAVEQAKPARPETLGDVLALRAQATSALLGQLDRLEDGEPRWSWFAPDQTVGFTRRMQTYEATLHRVDAELTAGLPVGAIGADVAAGAVDHAVDVMWGWQPEGTTYQPHAVVEFVGTDTAQRWLVEVGAAGDWPRAVRARPGAAATATVRAPVADLALWSWTRGGSVDATGEPTALAALDTVVSNGMQ
- a CDS encoding TetR family transcriptional regulator; protein product: MQLHKPDVVDAATAILDSYGIADLTMRRLARELNVSPGALYWHFANKQELLGAVADRILQPTGTDAGGFGWREKIHGICAALRDALLSHTDGAELVSSSFATGQSARAAAIVTQLADAARDAGVAAQDAETAARTVMYYVLGFTVDEQSRLQWDAAGALSDEQSVLMADTGREFGFGLQLLVDGLAVHGGADLGALRAKAE